One window of Vespula pensylvanica isolate Volc-1 chromosome 15, ASM1446617v1, whole genome shotgun sequence genomic DNA carries:
- the LOC122634657 gene encoding ubiquitin-protein ligase E3C translates to MYSFEGDYRRKPQQNLSGASKRDEKAIFIQHAQLERLKRQQQRKRHDAAVKIQAYIRSFVIRKINRMHVRSEFDKVQQTIGQRSLNLEELVSQCRKLLFFYNRTLDANRLILILQHFLKYQQEIKLKCLHSVEWLWRLRWILRICMQYNSEISIGGAYSLAIPLRAMEVFTDEEVTEKMFHKNNDLYFESIFIYLIKHRYFEQLRTLIDEKVPPMLQSSSVAPTPISKCLLNMLLRPLQLVFYLEQKNGHYILILQEFCKNILSPRLSSAIKMFIIPALAEFPEFPYIQLINCINQSGIEPTLSLLYSILSLESKQVMLSKFKTTPISYLQILASMSSAIIPAEIITDEHIEDMEDSDSEYNTSMLDLEEGDTLQECIDMLNEQQHVYRILQILDQGQDLTILQPLCELCHNLLIHNKLATHKYKLLYMLAFKPEFLKYLWTALLSVYQASVFGGAAPLLQVISRGIPLSAEDSKKIVPLLDVFCSLFSLLIATLHDSEFFIQESDQISNDNTQQAMPFTTTELVTLSIHLKEVCLGLVELAFPDTRPAIGEDYKNALGSPCTIRTPLITHIRTHLFKVTVGLLRQLHTRNLRRPFCPPDHWITSNIVIPVDKPQDFTFRRRRLRGYVPFQGLRGLTREDLKEGPPLSAKEVRTLTLLREMPFVIPFNDRVVVFQSLIYHDKTEQQGEFTHFAQKPSIQITVRRNYLYEDAFEKLSPENEPELRLKMRVQFVNTAGLEESGVDGGGLFREFLSELLKTSFDPNRGFFKHTKDNMLYPNPTVHLLMDDFPKHYYFIGRILGKALYENLLVELPFAEFFLSKIVGLQSDVDAHHLASLDPIMYTNLLSLKSYKGDVTDLELDFTVLSDELGEKRIDELKPSGANIPVTNHNRIEYIHLMADYKLNKQIRAQCYAFKQGIGSVVPLEWLQMFNNKELQVLISGAQIPVDVNDLKLHTNYTGGYTPDHPTITAFWKVVNEFNDQQKSKLLKFVTSCSRPPLLGFKELDPPFCIQHAGSVDRLPTSSTCMNLLKLPDFPNEKTLREKLLYAIEAGAGFELS, encoded by the exons ATGTATAGTTTTGAAGGAGATTATAGACGTAAACCGCAACAAAATTTATCTGGAGCTAGTAAACGAGATGAGAAAGCAATTTTCATACAACATGCACAATTAGAACGTTTAAAGCGGCAACAACAACGTAAAAGACATGATGCTGCTGTAAAAATACAAGCTTATATTCGTAGCtttgtaattagaaaaattaatcgtatgCATGTAAGATCAGAGTTTGATAAAGTACAGCAAACAATTGGGCAAAGAAGTCTAAATCTGGAAGAATTAGTATCTCAAtgtcgaaaattattatttttttataatcgcaCATTGGATGCAAATAGacttattttgatattacaacattttcttaaatatcaacaagaaatcaaattaaaatgtttacatTCTGTTGAATGGTTATGGAGGTTACG atggATTCTTCGTATTTGTATGCAATATAATTCAGAAATATCAATTGGTGGAGCATATTCATTGGCTATTCCTTTAAGAGCAATGGAAGTATTTACAGATGAAGAAGTTACAGAGAAaatgtttcataaaaataatgatttatattttgaaagtatatttatttatctaataaaacaTAGATATTTTGAGCAATTACGAACTTTAATAGATGAAAAAGTTCCACCAATGTTACAATCATCATCTGTTGCTCCAACACCAATATCAAAATGCTTGCTGAATATGCTACTGCGACCTTTACAGttagttttttatttggaacaaaaaaatggacactatatattaattttacaagaaTTTTGTAAGAACATATTATCACCAAGATTATCAAGTGCtataaaaatgttcattaTACCAGCTCTAGCAGAATTTCCAGAATTTccatatatacaattaattaattgtatcaATCAATCAGGAATAGAGCCAACATTAAGTTTACTATATTCGATTTTGTCTTTAGAATCCAAACAAGTCA tGTTATCCAAGTTCAAAACCACTCCAATCAGTTACCTCCAGATTCTTGCTTCAATGAGTTCTGCCATTATACCTGCTGAAATAATCACTGATGAACATATAGAAGACATGGAAGATTCAGATAGCGAATATAATACTAGTATGCTTGATCTTGAAGAAGGTGATACATTACAAGAATGTATCGACATGCTTAACGAGCAACAGCATGTGTATCGAATACTTCAAATACTTGATCAAGGTCAGGATCTCACTATACTACAACCATTGTGTGAACTATGCCATAActtattaattcataataagCTAGCTACACACAAGTACAAGCTATTATACATGCTTGCTTTTAAAcctgaatttttaaaatatttgtggACAGCATTGTTGTCAGTGTATCAAGCATCTGTATTTGGAGGAGCTGCTCCATTACTGCAAGTTATTTCACGTGGTATACCTCTTTCTGCAGAGGATTCAAAAAAAATAGTTCCATTGCTAGATGTGTTTTGttcattgttttctttacttattGCAACATTACATGAttcagaattttttattcaagaatCAGATCAAATATCGAATGATAATACTCAACAGGCTATGCCATTCACTACAACAGAATTAGTGACATTATCTATTCACTTGAAGGAAGTATGTTTGGGTTTGGTCGAACTTGCTTTTCCTGATACAAGACCAGCTATTGGAGAAGATTATAAGAATGCTTTGGGTTCACCGTGTACAATACGAACACCTTTAATAACACACATAAGGACACATTTATTTAAAGTTACTGTTGGTCTATTACGTCAATTACATACAAGAAATTTAAGAAGACCATTTTGTCCTCCAGATCATTGGATTACATCAAATATTGTTATTCCTGTAGATAAGCCACAAGACTTTACATTTCGCAGACGCAGACTTAGAGGCTATGTACCATTTCAAGGACTGAGAGGTTTAACGCGAGAAGACCTGAAAGAGGGTCCACCTTTGTCAGCAAAAGAAGTTCGAACTTTAACACTACTTCGTGAGATGCCTTTTGTTATACCGTTTAATGATCGCGTTGTAGTATTTCaatcattaatttatcatgATAAAACAGAGCAGCAAGGTGAGTTTACTCACTTTGCCCAAAAGCCATCGATCCAAATAACtgtaagaagaaattatttgtatgaagatgcatttgaaaaattatcacCAGAAAATGAGCCAgaattaagattaaaaatgCGCGTTCAATTCGTTAATACAGCTGGATTAGAAGAATCTGGTGTAGATGGTGGAGGACTGTTTAGAGAATTCTTATCGGAATTATTGAAAACAAGTTTTGACCCTAATAGAGgattttttaaacatacaaAAGACAATATGCTGTATCCAAATCCAACAGTACATTTGTTAATGGATGATTTTCCGAAacactattattttattggtAGAATTCTTGGAAAAgctttatatgaaaatttattagtaGAGCTTCCATTTGCAGAATTTTTCCTATCAAAAATCGTTGGACTTCAATCTGACGTTGATGCTCATCATTTAGCTTCTTTGGATCCAATCATGTATacaaatcttttatctttaaaaagttataaagGAGATGTTACTGATCTCGAATTGGATTTTACCGTACTATCCGATGAattaggagagaaaagaatagatgAATTAAAACCGAGTGGTGCTAATATTCCTGTCACTAATCATAATCgtattgaatatatacatttgatgGCAGATTACAAACTGAATAAACAAATTAGGGCACAATGCTATGCGTTTAAGCAAGGTATTGGCAGTGTAGTTCCCTTAGAATGGTTACAAATGTTTAATAACAAAGAACTTCAAGTATTAATATCAGGAGCGCAAATTCCTGTAGATGTAAATGACTTAAAATTACATACAAATTACACCGGAGGATATACACCTGATCATCCAACTATCACTGCCTTCTGGAAAGTTGTAAACGAATTTAATGATCAACAAAAAAGTAAGCTATTGAAATTTGTTACAAGCTGTAGCAGGCCACCTCTTCTTGGATTTAAG gAGCTTGATCCACCTTTCTGTATCCAACATGCTGGCAGTGTAGACCGCTTGCCAACTTCTAGTACCTGCATGAATCTTCTAAAACTTCCTGATTTTCCTAATGAAAAAACATTACGTGAAAAGCTTCTATATGCAATAGAAGCTGGTGCAGGATTTGAACTCAGCTAA
- the LOC122634660 gene encoding TAF5-like RNA polymerase II p300/CBP-associated factor-associated factor 65 kDa subunit 5L isoform X1 yields the protein MKMKRSKNEIINATVESYLKRRHYQQAGEFLCKPDQSICQTGDEVTLSATVKWGISRDNSIVFSAITIDTAAADQAYERLKMWVDVILNDKLKTELKGLLYPVFCHLYLEMLHAGNRQAAVQFLKSHQGEFISETEKSFLEELSSVFSIQDIELRPLVNAFRTRKYKVDMSDVAHICLQQFLKKHGHITLMQIINTHVTIIKKVDSVPMDTDSSESRGQRSEIGINGHVEQPCGTGVDREMRELQEAIRLIQNNTWQPLRMFTVNNAIENASCGMVASNLDKVAVGFSTSEIRLWGTSETVLVKPDFREPSISLARSVPPWSNFSENNLFRDEAGAIVLRGHTDVIHDMRFVPNADLLLTVSSDKNMRVWRLHDYTCAAIYNGHNYPIWCMDTSIFNLYIATGSHDRTAKLWSLDRKFPLRIFAGHFLDVNSIKFHPNARYLATGSADKTIRLWDKDDANLLRVYVGAQSTIYSLAFSPDGKYLAAAGDDKSIAIWDLATNSLLTELKGHQDTIMNVDWSLDGQYIASASADGIVRLWSTQDNILVSNNGSKTSSNKTENFHTYSTYCSSILSLRYYEKNNSLICIGTT from the exons atgaaaatgaagcgttcaaaaaatgaaataataaatgctaCGGTCGAATCGTATTTGAAACGACGTCATTATCAG CAAGCTGGTGAATTTCTTTGTAAACCCGATCAATCAATTTGCCAAACAGGCGATGAAGTGACTCTTAGTGCAACCGTTAAGTGGGGTATATCTCGGGATAATTCAATTGTCTTTAGTGCTATCACTATTGATACAGCTGCTGCAGATCAAGCATACGAACG ACTAAAGATGTGGGTAGATGTTATacttaatgataaattaaaaacagaGCTAAAAGGTCTTCTGTATCCAGTATTTTGCCATCTTTATTTAGAAATGTTACATGCTGGAAATAGACAAGCTGCAGTGCAGTTTTTAAAATCTCATCAAGGTGAATTTATTAGTGAAACAGAAAAGAGTTTTTTAGAAGAACTTTCCAGTGTCTTTTCTATACAAGATATTGAATTAAGACCATTGGTAAATGCATTTAGaactagaaaatataaagtagaTATGTCAGATGTAGCTCATATATGCCTTCaacaatttcttaaaaaacaTGGGCATATAACATTAATGCAg ATAATAAATACACATGTCACTATAATTAAAAAGGTAGATTCTGTTCCAATGGATACTGATTCAAGTGAAAGTAGAGGACAGCGTTCTGAGATTGGTATTAATGGGCATGTAGAGCAGCCATGTGGGACTGGAGTTGATCGTGAAATGCGGGAACTGCAAGAGGCCATACGACTGATACAAAATAATACTTGGCAGCCATTACGCATGTTTACTGTAAACAATGCTATcgaaaa tGCAAGCTGTGGTATGGTAGCATCTAATTTAGATAAAGTTGCTGTAGGATTCAGCACTTCTGAAATAAGATTATGGGGTACAAGTGAAACAGTACTAGTTAAGCCAGATTTTAGAGAACCATCTATTTCACTTGCTCGTAGCGTTCCACCTTGGAGTAACTTCAGTGAAAACAATCTCTTTAGAGATGAAGCAGGAGCAATAGTATTAAGGGGACATACCGACGTAATACATGATATGCGATTTGTTCCAAATGCAGATCTTCTTTTAACAGTATCTAGTGATAAAAATATGCGGGTATGGAGATTGCACGATTATACTTGTGCTgctatatataa tgGACACAACTATCCTATATGGTGCATGGATACtagtatatttaatttgtatatagcAACTGGATCTCATGATAGAACAGCAAAATTATGGTCTTTAGATAGAAAATTCCCATTAAGAATATTTGCAGGACATTTTTTAGATGTAAAT aGCATAAAATTTCATCCAAATGCTCGATATTTAGCAACAGGATCTGCAGACAAAACAATTAGATTATGGGATAAGGATGATGCAAATCTATTAAGAGTATATGTTGGCGCTCAATCAACTATTTATAGTTTAGCTTTTAGTCCAGATGGAAAATATTTAGCTGCTGCcg GAGATGATAAGTCTATTGCAATTTGGGATCTAGCAACCAATTCATTATTGACTGAACTTAAAGGTCATCAAGATACAATCATGAATGTAGATTGGAGTCTAGATGGACAGTATATTGCTAGTGCCAGCGCGGATGGCATAGTTCGTTTGTGGTCCACacaagataatattttagttTCTAATAA TGGATCAAAAACATCATCcaacaaaacagaaaattttcatacatATTCAACATATTGTTCaagtattctttctcttcgatattatgaaaaaaacaattcaTTAATTTGTATTGGAACTACATAG
- the LOC122634660 gene encoding TAF5-like RNA polymerase II p300/CBP-associated factor-associated factor 65 kDa subunit 5L isoform X2 has protein sequence MLHAGNRQAAVQFLKSHQGEFISETEKSFLEELSSVFSIQDIELRPLVNAFRTRKYKVDMSDVAHICLQQFLKKHGHITLMQIINTHVTIIKKVDSVPMDTDSSESRGQRSEIGINGHVEQPCGTGVDREMRELQEAIRLIQNNTWQPLRMFTVNNAIENASCGMVASNLDKVAVGFSTSEIRLWGTSETVLVKPDFREPSISLARSVPPWSNFSENNLFRDEAGAIVLRGHTDVIHDMRFVPNADLLLTVSSDKNMRVWRLHDYTCAAIYNGHNYPIWCMDTSIFNLYIATGSHDRTAKLWSLDRKFPLRIFAGHFLDVNSIKFHPNARYLATGSADKTIRLWDKDDANLLRVYVGAQSTIYSLAFSPDGKYLAAAGDDKSIAIWDLATNSLLTELKGHQDTIMNVDWSLDGQYIASASADGIVRLWSTQDNILVSNNGSKTSSNKTENFHTYSTYCSSILSLRYYEKNNSLICIGTT, from the exons ATGTTACATGCTGGAAATAGACAAGCTGCAGTGCAGTTTTTAAAATCTCATCAAGGTGAATTTATTAGTGAAACAGAAAAGAGTTTTTTAGAAGAACTTTCCAGTGTCTTTTCTATACAAGATATTGAATTAAGACCATTGGTAAATGCATTTAGaactagaaaatataaagtagaTATGTCAGATGTAGCTCATATATGCCTTCaacaatttcttaaaaaacaTGGGCATATAACATTAATGCAg ATAATAAATACACATGTCACTATAATTAAAAAGGTAGATTCTGTTCCAATGGATACTGATTCAAGTGAAAGTAGAGGACAGCGTTCTGAGATTGGTATTAATGGGCATGTAGAGCAGCCATGTGGGACTGGAGTTGATCGTGAAATGCGGGAACTGCAAGAGGCCATACGACTGATACAAAATAATACTTGGCAGCCATTACGCATGTTTACTGTAAACAATGCTATcgaaaa tGCAAGCTGTGGTATGGTAGCATCTAATTTAGATAAAGTTGCTGTAGGATTCAGCACTTCTGAAATAAGATTATGGGGTACAAGTGAAACAGTACTAGTTAAGCCAGATTTTAGAGAACCATCTATTTCACTTGCTCGTAGCGTTCCACCTTGGAGTAACTTCAGTGAAAACAATCTCTTTAGAGATGAAGCAGGAGCAATAGTATTAAGGGGACATACCGACGTAATACATGATATGCGATTTGTTCCAAATGCAGATCTTCTTTTAACAGTATCTAGTGATAAAAATATGCGGGTATGGAGATTGCACGATTATACTTGTGCTgctatatataa tgGACACAACTATCCTATATGGTGCATGGATACtagtatatttaatttgtatatagcAACTGGATCTCATGATAGAACAGCAAAATTATGGTCTTTAGATAGAAAATTCCCATTAAGAATATTTGCAGGACATTTTTTAGATGTAAAT aGCATAAAATTTCATCCAAATGCTCGATATTTAGCAACAGGATCTGCAGACAAAACAATTAGATTATGGGATAAGGATGATGCAAATCTATTAAGAGTATATGTTGGCGCTCAATCAACTATTTATAGTTTAGCTTTTAGTCCAGATGGAAAATATTTAGCTGCTGCcg GAGATGATAAGTCTATTGCAATTTGGGATCTAGCAACCAATTCATTATTGACTGAACTTAAAGGTCATCAAGATACAATCATGAATGTAGATTGGAGTCTAGATGGACAGTATATTGCTAGTGCCAGCGCGGATGGCATAGTTCGTTTGTGGTCCACacaagataatattttagttTCTAATAA TGGATCAAAAACATCATCcaacaaaacagaaaattttcatacatATTCAACATATTGTTCaagtattctttctcttcgatattatgaaaaaaacaattcaTTAATTTGTATTGGAACTACATAG
- the LOC122634658 gene encoding general transcription and DNA repair factor IIH helicase subunit XPB: MPPPKRFKKDNDRGKWKKRKEDHEECMDDDSTDVVETEGIPDAAKTDIEKQDEAVLEDEFGAKDYRSQMTLKSDCESRPLWVAPNGHIFLESFSPVYKHAHDFLIAISEPVCRPEHIHEYKLTAYSLYAAVSVGLQTHDIIEYLKRLSKTSIPNGIIEFIKLCTLSYGKVKLVLKRNKYFVESPFPEVLQTLLKDPVIQQCRLRKNVDDLEKDEVTTNIQNKAKNIRFGAKPLPSAQAVTAKQAAPETKVDQTPSETAAIPEDITTFYEKIDKEDEDEEEEQELKTVSFEVNQEKIEVIQKRCIELEYPLLAEYDFRNDNVNPDINIDLKPSAVLRPYQEKSLRKMFGNGRARSGVIVLPCGAGKSLVGVTACCTVRKRALVLCNSGVSVEQWKQQFKMWSTADDSMICRFTSEAKDKPMGCGILITTYSMITHTQKRSWEAEQTMRWLQEQEWGIMVLDEVHTIPAKMFRRVLTIVQSHCKLGLTATLLREDDKIADLNFLIGPKLYEANWLELQKRGFIARVQCAEVWCPMTPEFYREYLGCKTNRKLLLYVMNPNKFRSCQYLIRYHERRGDKTIVFSDNVFALKHYAIKMNKPYIYGPTSQNERIQILQNFKFNTKVNTIFVSKVADTSFDLPEANVLIQISSHGGSRRQEAQRLGRILRAKKGAIAEEYNAFFYTLVSQDTMEMNYSRKRQRFLVNQGYAYKVITKLAGMDDEPDLMYSVREEQGQLLQQVLTASDMDADEERIPGEGIRSVTTKAGNMTSLSGADDAVYYEYKKAPSSSTANKHPLFKKFRT; this comes from the coding sequence atgcCACCACcaaaacgttttaaaaaagataatgacagaggcaaatggaaaaaaagaaaagaagaccaTGAAGAATGCATGGATGATGATTCTACTGATGTTGTAGAAACAGAGGGTATTCCAGACGCTGCCAAAACTGATATAGAAAAACAAGATGAAGCTGTATTAGAAGATGAATTCGGTGCAAAAGATTATCGTTCACAAATGACGCTAAAATCTGACTGTGAATCTAGACCATTATGGGTAGCACCTAATGgacatatttttcttgaatCATTTTCACCGGTATATAAACATGCCCACGACTTCTTGATAGCAATATCGGAACCTGTTTGTCGACCAGAACATATTcacgaatataaattaacgGCATATTCGTTGTATGCTGCTGTTAGTGTAGGTCTTCAAACTCatgatataatagaatatttaaaaagattgagTAAAACTAGTATACCTAATGgtattatagaatttataaagTTATGTACATTATCGTATGGCAAAGTAAAGCTTGTActaaaacgtaataaatattttgtggAATCTCCATTTCCAGAAGTATTACAAACACTTCTGAAGGATCCTGTTATACAGCAATgtagattaagaaaaaatgtggATGATTTAGAAAAGGATGAAGTCACAACAAATATTCAAAACAAAGCAAAGAATATAAGATTTGGTGCAAAACCATTACCAAGTGCTCAAGCAGTTACCGCTAAGCAAGCTGCTCCAGAAACTAAAGTTGATCAAACACCATCAGAAACGGCTGCTATTCCAGAAGATATAACtacattttatgaaaaaattgataaagaagatgaagatgaagaagaagaacaagaattaAAAACTGTCAGTTTTGAagtaaatcaagaaaaaattgaagttATACAAAAAAGATGTATAGAGTTGGAATATCCATTATTAGCAGAATATGATTTCCGCAATGACAATGTAAATcctgatataaatattgatttaaaacCATCTGCAGTTTTGAGGCCttatcaagaaaaaagtttaCGTAAAATGTTTGGCAATGGACGTGCTAGATCAGGTGTGATAGTACTGCCATGTGGCGCAGGAAAAAGTTTAGTAGGTGTAACAGCTTGTTGTACAGTACGAAAGCGTGCTTTGGTACTTTGTAATTCTGGAGTATCTGTAGAACAATGGAAGCAGCAATTTAAGATGTGGTCTACTGCTGATGATTCTATGATTTGTCGATTTACTAGTGAAGCAAAAGATAAGCCTATGGGTTGTGGCATTTTAATCACTACATATTCTATGATAACACATACACAGAAACGTTCTTGGGAAGCTGAGCAAACTATGCGATGGCTTCAAGAACAGGAATGGGGAATTATGGTTTTAGATGAAGTACATACAATTCCTGCCAAGATGTTCAGAAGAGTGTTAACAATTGTACAATCTCATTGTAAATTAGGATTAACAGCTACATTATTGCGAGAAGATGATAAAATCGCAGatctcaattttttaattggcCCAAAATTATATGAAGCCAATTGGTTAGAACTACAAAAACGGGGATTCATTGCCAGAGTGCAATGTGCTGAAGTATGGTGCCCTATGACCCCTGAGTTTTATAGGGAATATCTTGGATGTAAAACAAATAGGAAACTGTTATTGTACGTAATGAATCCAAATAAGTTTAGAAGTTgtcaatatttaattagatacCACGAAAGACGTGGTGATAAAACAATTGTCTTCTCAGACAATGTATTTGCATTAAAACATTATgctattaaaatgaataaaccCTATATTTATGGACCAACTAGTCAAAACGAACGTATACAGATACTgcaaaattttaaatttaatacaaaagtGAATACAATATTTGTTAGTAAAGTAGCTGATACTTCTTTCGACTTACCAGAAGCAAATGTACTAATTCAGATTTCTTCACATGGCGGTTCCCGACGTCAAGAAGCTCAACGATTGGGCCGTATATTAAGAGCTAAAAAAGGCGCAATTGCAGAAGAATATAATGCCTTCTTTTATACATTAGTATCACAAGATACTATggaaatgaattattcaagAAAACGTCAAAGATTTCTTGTTAATCAAGGCTATGCTTATAAAGTCATTACTAAGTTGGCAGGTATGGACGATGAGCCAGATTTAATGTATAGCGTACGAGAAGAACAAGGTCAGTTGTTGCAACAAGTCCTTACAGCCAGCGATATGGATGcagatgaagaaagaatacCTGGGGAAGGTATACGATCAGTTACAACGAAAGCAGGAAATATGACATCATTATCAGGAGCAGATGATGCtgtttattatgaatataaaaaagccCCAAGTTCTTCAACAGCTAATAAACATCcgctatttaaaaaattcagaaCTTAA
- the LOC122634663 gene encoding protein SRC2 homolog isoform X1, which yields MFNARTLSAALTALLVIVVIPDVSSYSKYGRSCKDIGCRSDEVCVMAEDPCTQYSNQCGRYPTCKKTDNRETSCSSIICNENDYCRSENGVPKCVSKVASNGFESAGVDIVNGQHVSSSDSNKHTNTNTNPYANANAPPAPVDPVPGGNGYHQVNSGTNLGYPSYPSNVGSSNNNNGYPPYPSTNRGNNPQTDNLGYPPYPTMNRMPQPGQGYPGQGYPPYPGQSGYPQTGYPQQQYPNGQRYPVGQYPGYQNYPNQNHRGYAYNSNSVYRKSGSVGQSASLTTICLISLALIFVNRS from the exons atgtttaacGCACGAACTCTCAGTGCCGCATTAACGGCACTATTGGTCATTGTCGTCATACCGGATGTTTCATCATATTCAA AATATGGAAGAAGCTGCAAAGATATTGGATGTAGGAGTGATGAAGTCTGCGTGATGGCCGAGGATCCTTGCACGCAATACTCAAATCAATGTGGTCGTTATCCAACTTGCAAGAAAACGGATAACAGAG AAACCAGTTGTTCGAGTATCATTtgtaatgaaaatgattactGCAGAAGTGAAAACGGCGTACCTAAATGCGTAAGCAAGGTAGCATCAAACG GATTCGAATCGGCTGGTGTCGATATTGTGAATGGTCAACACGTCAGCAGTAGCGACAGTAATAAACATACGAATACCAACACGAATCCGTACGCTAACGCAAATGCACCACCAGCGCCCGTTGATCCTGTACCCGGGGGAAATGGTTATCATCAAGTAAACTCTGGTACCAATCTAGGTTACCCTTCTTATCCAAGCAATGTAGGCTCTTCGAATAACAACAATGGTTATCCACCATATCCGTCAACGAATCGGGGAAATAACCCACAAACTGATAACCTTGGTTATCCGCCGTATCCAACTATGAACAGGATGCCGCAACCTGGTCAAGGATATCCTGGTCAAGGTTATCCCCCATATCCAGGACAATCTGGATATCCGCAAACAGGCTATCCGCAACAACAGTATCCGAACGGTCAACGATATCCAGTAGGACAATATCCTGGTTATCAGAATTATCCGAATCAGAACCATCGTGGATATGCCTACAATTCGAATTCTGTATATCGTAAAAGTGGTAGCGTCGGACAGTCTGCATCTTTAACGACCATTTGCTTGATTAGCTTAGCCTTGATATTTGTTAATCGGTCgtga
- the LOC122634663 gene encoding protein SRC2-like isoform X2, with product MFNARTLSAALTALLVIVVIPDVSSYSKYGRSCKDIGCRSDEVCVMAEDPCTQYSNQCGRYPTCKKTDNRGFESAGVDIVNGQHVSSSDSNKHTNTNTNPYANANAPPAPVDPVPGGNGYHQVNSGTNLGYPSYPSNVGSSNNNNGYPPYPSTNRGNNPQTDNLGYPPYPTMNRMPQPGQGYPGQGYPPYPGQSGYPQTGYPQQQYPNGQRYPVGQYPGYQNYPNQNHRGYAYNSNSVYRKSGSVGQSASLTTICLISLALIFVNRS from the exons atgtttaacGCACGAACTCTCAGTGCCGCATTAACGGCACTATTGGTCATTGTCGTCATACCGGATGTTTCATCATATTCAA AATATGGAAGAAGCTGCAAAGATATTGGATGTAGGAGTGATGAAGTCTGCGTGATGGCCGAGGATCCTTGCACGCAATACTCAAATCAATGTGGTCGTTATCCAACTTGCAAGAAAACGGATAACAGAG GATTCGAATCGGCTGGTGTCGATATTGTGAATGGTCAACACGTCAGCAGTAGCGACAGTAATAAACATACGAATACCAACACGAATCCGTACGCTAACGCAAATGCACCACCAGCGCCCGTTGATCCTGTACCCGGGGGAAATGGTTATCATCAAGTAAACTCTGGTACCAATCTAGGTTACCCTTCTTATCCAAGCAATGTAGGCTCTTCGAATAACAACAATGGTTATCCACCATATCCGTCAACGAATCGGGGAAATAACCCACAAACTGATAACCTTGGTTATCCGCCGTATCCAACTATGAACAGGATGCCGCAACCTGGTCAAGGATATCCTGGTCAAGGTTATCCCCCATATCCAGGACAATCTGGATATCCGCAAACAGGCTATCCGCAACAACAGTATCCGAACGGTCAACGATATCCAGTAGGACAATATCCTGGTTATCAGAATTATCCGAATCAGAACCATCGTGGATATGCCTACAATTCGAATTCTGTATATCGTAAAAGTGGTAGCGTCGGACAGTCTGCATCTTTAACGACCATTTGCTTGATTAGCTTAGCCTTGATATTTGTTAATCGGTCgtga